GATGTTTGGTATGTGCTGACAGATCAATGGCGGCGAAGAATTCCAGTTTTGCATTGAACATCCTGGCGACCCAGATCGCACGTTCGACAGCTTCTGCGGTCTGCTCATTCAGATCGGAAGCGACGAGCCGATCAGCGTGGGTCAGATCGACGCCGACAAGAATTGAATTGATTGATTGCATGGTTTTATCTCTTGATGCTTGCGATACATAATTCGGTACTCTTAAAACCATTATGACAAAAGTGAGACGCTGTTCCTAGCCTGAATTCGGGTTTCTCGAAACAGGTTCTGCATGCACACTTAATAATATACCAGAAAGATACCTGACGATCGCAGCGGGACAGAAAGATAAATCGGGCATCCCTTCCAGAGCGTAACACATTTAACCATAGCGTGCCACAATCTATTATACTCGGTCCAAATGGCCCTGGAGACGCTACTGTAAAACTGAATAGAGTCTAACTTTCGATTTGGAAGTATGAGTTATACAGATAACAAGACGCGATTTGCAATCGCTGAAGACTGTGGATCAATTTCACAGCCGTTTATTGTTTGGGCTTTTGCATCAGTACGATAAACTCATGGACTTTATTCACGCGAAAAACGGAGGGATATCCGAGAGGCCTGAGATTATTATATTCGGCCTGGCGATTCCAGATGATCAGATCGTCGTAGAGAAAACCAATCTCCTGCAGACGGGTAGCAAGGTCACTGTGAAAGGGAAAAAACTGGCTGCGTTTACGCAGGTCCATGACGATGGCACAGCAGTAGGCACCAGGTTTCAACGCCGTTAAAACCTGGGAAAAAACACGGTTTAATTCATCGAGAAACGCATTGTAGTCTTCGATGACCCCGAGATCCTGATCATGGTTCCCATAATGACGGACCGCCTTGTGGTCTGCTGAACGTCGCTGGTTCAAGACATTCCAGTAAGGAGGTGAGGTAATACATAAGTCGACGCTTTCCGGTGAAACGTGTTCTTCTAAATTGAGTGCAGAACCATGTATAATGCGTGACTTACATTCAGTCTGGTCGTCGGCTTCGAGATGAAGCGCCGTGAGACGTTGCCGGGCCACTTCCGCATAATCTTCTGACAGTTCCAGTCCGATCCCGGTTTTACCCATTTTTTCCGCGGTGAAAATTGTACTGCCCGATCCAGCAAATGGATCGAGGATCACCTCCCCCTGTAAGGGGAGAAACGTCTCGATGAGTCGTTCGACCAGCATTTCGGGGAAAATCGCGGGATGCTTGAGCCGGACTTCCTCAAGCGACTTGCGAATGTCACTCCAGACACTGATCGAATTCTGGATCCAGCGTTTGCCGTCCAGCGCATTATAGGGTGGAGGCAGCCGCCTGGTGCGTTTCTTTTTGGCTGGTTCATCAGAAGTCGACACGCCGAACTGGGTCCCCTGTGAAAACAGTGACAGTGATTACGAATTTATGATGTTCCTTGTGGTCCATCAATCCAGTAATGACAGATGGTCAATGTCAGGCGCACACGCGAACGAGCGTGCGGACGATTTCGGCCAACGTGGCATTCCAGGTCTGATAAGACACCAGCGTACTCAATCTACAGACTTTGTAAATAGGCATTCAGATCAGCCAGGTCGGCTGGCGTCAAATCTTTGAGTAACCCTTCCGGCATAAGTGAGCTGCTTTTCTTGCTTTCAAAATCGATTTCGTCGGCCTCAATG
The sequence above is a segment of the Gimesia algae genome. Coding sequences within it:
- a CDS encoding DNA methyltransferase, with the protein product MSTSDEPAKKKRTRRLPPPYNALDGKRWIQNSISVWSDIRKSLEEVRLKHPAIFPEMLVERLIETFLPLQGEVILDPFAGSGSTIFTAEKMGKTGIGLELSEDYAEVARQRLTALHLEADDQTECKSRIIHGSALNLEEHVSPESVDLCITSPPYWNVLNQRRSADHKAVRHYGNHDQDLGVIEDYNAFLDELNRVFSQVLTALKPGAYCCAIVMDLRKRSQFFPFHSDLATRLQEIGFLYDDLIIWNRQAEYNNLRPLGYPSVFRVNKVHEFIVLMQKPKQ